GCACGCGCGCACGTTCGGCAACGGCCCCGGCTACAGCACGATCGTCGGCTCCGGCGAGCACGCGCCGATCCTGCACTGGGTGCGCTGCGACGGGCCGGTGCTGCCGGGCGAGACGCTGCTGCTGGACATGGGCGTGGAGGCGCGCTCGCTCTACACCGCGGACGTCACCCGGACCATCCCGGTGGGCGGGTCCTTCACGCCGGCCCAGCGCGCGGTCCACGACCTGGTCGAGGCGTCCCATCGCGCGGGACTCGCGGCGGTGCGGCCGGGCCGGACGTACTCCGACTTCCACTTCGCCTCGATGGAGGTGCTGGCGCGCGGCCTGCACGACTGGGGACTGCTGCCGGTCTCGGTGGACGAGGCGCTGGCACCCGAGGGGCAGCAGCACCGGCGCTACATCGTCTGCGGCGTCGGCCACCACCTCGGGCTGGACGTGCACGACTGCGCGTCCTCCGAGTACGAGCAGTACCTCGGCGCCGCCCTCGCGCCGGGCATGGTGCTCACGGTCGAGCCCGGCCTGTACTTCCACGCGCACGACGAGACGCTGCCGCCGGAACTGCGCGGCATCGGCGTGCGGATCGAGGACGACCTGCTCGTCACGGAGACCGGCCACGACGTGCTCTCCGGTGACCTGCCCATCGACGCGGCCGGCCTGGAGCGCTGGGCCGCCGCCCACACCCGATAGGACACCGGTGTTCCCCCCTCTCTCCGATGTGGACCTGCTCGACGGCGTCCACTCCCGTACCCGGGACCGCATGCTGCACCTGGCCCGCGTCTTCCCGGTCGACCGGGTGCTCGCCGTGTTCCGGGCGAACGCCGGGCTCGACACCCGCGGCGCGCTGCCGCCCGGAACCTGGGAGGACTTCGGCCACCCGGACGAGAAGCCGTGGTCGGAGTCCGACTACCCGGGCGCGGGCGCGGCCCCGACCGCGAGCCTGCTGCGCGGGCACTACGCCGGGCACTTCCTGTCCATGCTGTCACTGGCCCACGCGTCCACCGGCGACCCGGTGTTCCGCGACCGGGCGCACGAGGTGGTCGCGGGGCTGGCCGAGGTGCAGGCCGCGCTCGCCGCCACCGGGCGCTACAGCCACCCCGGATTCCTCGCGGCGTACGGCGAATGGCAGTTCTCCCGGCTCGAGGAGCTCGCGCCGTACGGGGAGATCTGGGCGCCGTACTACACCTGCCACAAGATCATGGCGGGGCTGCTGGACGCGTACACGCTGACCGGCTCGGACCCGGCGCTGGACGTGGTCACCGGGATGGGGCACTGGGTCGCGGGGCGGATCCTCGCGGTCGCGCCGGAGCAGCGGCAGCGGATGTGGTCGCTGTACATCGCGGGCGAGTTCGGCGGCATGAACGAGAGCCTGACCACGCTGCACCGGATCACCGGCGAGCCGGTGTTCCTGGCGGCCGCGGCCGCGTTCGAGATGGACGCGTTGCTGGACGCGGCGGCCGCGGGCCGGGACGTGCTGGACGGCATGCACGCGAACCAGCACCTGCCGATGCTGGTCGGCCACCTCGCGCAGTACGAGGTCACCGGCGACCGTCGCTACCTGGACGCGGTGGTCGCGCTGTTCGGTCAGGTGGTGCCGGGCCGGACGTTCGCGCACGGCGGCACCGGCGAGGGCGAGCTGTGGGGGCCGGCCGGGCACGTGGCGCGCGGCATCGGCCGGCGCAACGCGGAGACGTGCGCGACGTACAACCTGCTGAAGATCGCGCGCGGGCTGTTCACGCACACCCGGGACGTGCGGTACGCGGACTACGCCGAGCGGGCCACGCTGAACCACATCGCCGGCTCACGCGCGGACGTGGACTCGGACGTCAGCCCCGAGGTGCTGTACATGTACCCGGTCGACGCGGGCGCGGTCCGGGAGTACGGCAACGCCGGCACCTGCTGCGGCGGCACCGGGCTGGAGAGCCACGTCAAGGCGCAGGAGTCGGTCTGGTTCCGCGACGACGAGAGCCTCTACGTGCTGCAGTACGTGCCGTCGCGGCTGCGGTGGGCGGAGCGCGGCGGCACCGTCGCGCTGCGCACGGCGTACCCCCGGGACGGCCTGGTCGCCCTCGACTTCGATCTGGACGGCCCGGTCGACCTGCGCCTCCGGGTGCCGGAGTGGGTGCCGGAGCGGCGGGCGCTGGTCGACGGCGTGCTCACCGCCGCGAAGGACGGCTTCCTCCGGATCCGGCGGGACGTGCGCCGCGGCGACACGGTGACCGTGGAGTTCCCGATGCCGCTGCGGCTGGTGCCCGCGCCGGACGACCCGGCGCTGGTGTCGGTGGAGTTGGGGCCGACCGTGCTGCTGGCCCGCGACGACGCGACCACCACGCTGGAGGTGGCCCCGGCCGCGCACCGTGAGCTGGACTGCTCGATCGGGTTCCGCGCACTCGGCGGCGACCTGGTGTCCGCGCTCGGGCTGGAGTTCGAACCGGCCTGGTCCGGCGGGGATCGTCGCTACCACATGTACCTGCGGGTCGCGGACCCGGTGATCGCGTTCCCGGGCGCGGTGACCGAGGTGCCGGACCGGCACGACGCGCACGGCTGGTCGTTCCTGACCGGGCTGTGGGCGTCCGGCGGGTTCCCGACGCACACGTCGTTCCTGGAGTCGGTGCACCGGAACGCGCGGCGGGCCGCGACGGCCGGACTGCTCGGCCGGGACGAGGTGATCACGGTGCTGGCGGCCGCGGCGGCCAGCACCGTCTCCGGCGCCGAGCCGCGGCGCAGCGAGATCCTGCCGTCCGGCGACCTGACCGTGACCGGTGACCTGGTCACCTGGCCGCTGTCCGCCGCGATCGGCGCGGGCGAGCCGATGCCGGCGGTGCGGATCGAGGTGGCGGGGGAGCGGGCACCGTCCGGGTGGTACACCGGCGCGCCGGCCGTCTCCGTGGTCACCCACGGCGCGGTCACGTCGGTCGCGCTGACCGGGGGCGTGGTCGCCGGGCGGCCGCTGCCGGACGGACGGCACGTGGTGCGCGCGGAGGCGACCGACCCGGCCGGGCGCGTGGTGCACGCGACGCGCGAGGTCGCGGTCGACACCACGCCGCCGTCCGTGCGGGCCCGGGTGCGCGCGCTCGGCCCGCACAACGTCGAGGTGACGCTGCACGCGGACGACGAGGTGTCCGGGGTGGACCGGATCCGGTGGCGGACCGGCGAGACGTTCTGGGGCGTCTACCAGGAGCCGTTCACCCGGGCGCTGCACGCCGCGCCGCAGATCCTGGAGTTCACCGCGACCGACCGGGCCGGCAACACGTCCCCGGTGCAGCGGGTCGCACTCCCCGCGGCCGGAACCTGACGCGGCGGCCGGAACCGGGCGCGGCAACCAGGTCGCCAGGTCCGGCGGGGCCAGGGCGGCGACGCGGCGGTGGACGTGGGCGGGATTCGTCTCGCCCACAGCGCCACCCCCTCGCCGGACCGGCCCGACCGGAAGAACGCGGATGCCGCGCACCGACCAGGTACGTCACGTCGGCGCGCGGCGGCAGCCCGTCCAGCGGCGCGTGCGTCTTCAGCACCCGGCGGCCCGCCTGCCGGTCCGGTGCGGACGGTCCGGATACAGGCGCAGCGGCCACGGCCGATCTCCTCGGCGGGGTCGCCGATCCGGAACGAGGCAGCGGCCAGGTTGTCGTACGGCCAGTGGTAGCGGCCCGGGTCGCCGGCGGTCGCGGACCACATCTCGTTCCGGTGCACCGGCGTCCGGTCCGCGGCGAACACGGCCACCGGCAGGTCCCGGTCGCACGTGCGGCTCCGGTCCGCTTGCGGCTCGTTTGTCCTCGAGGGATAGCGAGAAGGATTCGCATGTGTCATGCTGCCGAACCGAAGATCCATTTCGGTTTGTGTTCAGAGGGGAGTCACATGCCGTTCACTCGTCTCATCGCGGCGGGCGCTGCCGCGATCGTCGGTGCCATGACCGGTGCGGTGGTCATCGCCGGTCCGGCGTCGGCGGCGGTCACGGAGGGTGCGGTGTTCAACAACCCGCACGTCGCGGGCGAGCAGTACCGGGTACGGGACCACATACGTGGGCTGATAGACGGCGCCGCGGCCGGATCCACGATCCACGTGGCGATCTACAACTTCAACGAGCAGACCGTTGCGAACAACCTGATCGCCGCCAAGGACCGCGGCGTCAACATCAAGTTCGTGGTGAACTACGACGCGTCGCTGACCGACGCGGTCGTGTCACTGAAGAACAAGCTCGGCACGAACGTCGCCGCGGCCTCCTACGTCTCGGTCTGCACGCAGAACGCGGCCTGCGTGGGCACCGCGGGCACGCCGATCATGCACAACAAGTTCTGGCTGTTCTCCAGCACGAACGGCTCCAGCAACGTGGTCGTCCAGTCCTCGGCGAACATCACGCCGTCGAACTCCACGAAGTACTGGAACAACGCGGTCACGCTGGTCGGCAACACCGGGCTGTACAACGCGTACGTCAAGTACCACGGTGACCTGGCCAACAAGCGCAAGAACAGCAACTACTACCACACCGAGCTCAACGGGAACGTGCGCAGCTACTTCTTCCCGCGGGCCGGCGACAGCACCAGCACCGACCTGATCTACAACATGCTCAACGAGAACGTGACCTGCGAGGGCAACACCACGGTCGGCACCTCGGTCGAGCACCGCACCATCATCCGGGTCGGCATGTTCTACTTCAGCCGCGTCGAGGTCGCCGAGAAGCTGCGCGACCTGGCCGACAAGAAGTGCTGGATCGACGTCATCTACACCGAGACCGGCGCCAGCGGCAACGTGCCGGCCGCGCTGCGCAACCACCCCCGGATCGCGCTCTACCAGGTCCCGGACAGCACCGCCCACCCGTACGTGCTGCACTCCAAGTACCTGCTGATCGAGGGCACCTACCTCGACCAGAAGGACAGCAAGTGGGTGCTGACCGGCAGCCACAACTACACGTACCCGGCGCTGCGCGAGAACGACGAGGCGATGCTCCGCATCGAGTCCAACGCCATCCACGACCAGTACCGCGCCAACTTCCGCACCATCCGCGACACCGCGATCGCCGACCCGGCCTCCCCGCCGGCCGTCGATTTCAAGAACGGCAACTGAGCACCGGAAGGCGGCCCCACCCGGGGCCGCCTTCCCCCGCCGCGCCGGATGGCTCGGAACCGCCGGTCAGGCGAGCCCTCGGCGGAGCGCGGGGAGGACCGACTCGCCGAACGGCACCAGGTCGGCGTGGTAGTCCGGGAAGACCAGCATCAGGCCGTCCAGCTCGGCGGCCGTCATGATGTGCGCGATGTGTTCGATGATCGTCTCCGGGCCCCCGGTCACATAGGCCGTCTGGAACGCTTCCTCCCCGGTGGCACCCTCGGCCCAGTCGCGGGCGGTGTCAGCCGGGATGCCCCACGACGCGCGCATGCCGGCCAGCGCCACCCTGTCGAGGCCCGCGGCGTAGCGGGCCGCCTTGGCCGCCGCGGCCGCGTCCGTCTCGTCCAGGACGACCGTGAGCATCGAGTACGTCCTCACCGTGCGCCCGAGATCGGCGGCCCGGTCGTGGACCGAGCGGGAGTAGTCGCGCATCTGGTGAAGGTTGTCGGCGCTCAGGAACGCGCCGTCGGCGTACCTGGCCTGGAACTCGCGCCCCTTCTCGGACCGGCCGGCGCTGATCAGGGTCGGCCGGACCGCCGGATGCGGGCGTGACTCGCACGCCCGGAGGGTGAAGAAGTCCCCGGTCATCGTCACCGTGTCCTCGGTCCACAGCCGGGTGACCGCGACCAGCCATTCCTCCGTCATCCGATAGCGCTCGTCGTGCGACAGGGCCGGGTCCCAGAGGCCCATCTGGGCGAACTCGGCGGCGTAGGAGCCGTTGACGATGTTCATCCCGGCCCGGCCGCCCGAGACGTCCTGCAGCGTGGTGAACATCTTGGCGGCGAGCGCGGGATGGAAGACGTTCGCGTGCACGGTGGCCCAGATCTTGACCGTGCTGGTCGCCTCGGCCAGCGCCGACATCATCGTCATCGACTCCAGCGTGCGGCCCCAGTGGTCGGTGCTGCCGCCGAAGCCCTTCCATTTCGCCATCGACATGATGAAGTCGAGTCCGATCACCTCGGCGTCGAGCGCGACCCGGCGGTTGTAGGCGTAGGTCGCCTCGGGATGCGGCGCCGATCGGGAGATCATCCAGCCGCCGTTGCCGATCGGGAGGAAGACGCCGAACTCCTTGCCCGCGGGGCTCATGGCGCGGGCCACGGGCACGTCGACGGCGGTTTCGGCATTACCATCGCTCATCGACTCCCCCGAATGCGAGTGGTTGCAGGCAAGTAAATTACCGTCGCGCTCGGCCGTTGTCTGCCGCCCGCGACGGAATCGGCACAACTGTTGCCCGGCGCACCGGTGATAGTCCATTCTCGATGGACCGGCAGCCACTCGAGGAGCCACCAGGTGGTCAGTGATCTCGCGAAGAGCTACGACCCGCTCGGTGCGCATGCCGAGGATCCATATCCGTTCTACGCCGAGGCGCGCCGCCGGGAGCCGGTGTTCTACTCGCCGCGGGTCGACGCCTGGCTGGTGACCCGGTTCGCCGACGTCGAGGCGGTGCTCAAGGACTGGGCCGGTTTCTCCTCGGTCAACAGCCTGCGGCCCGTCCGCCCGCTGCACCCGGCGACGTCGGCCGTGCTGGCCGAGGGGTTCCCGCAGCGGCCGGACCACGTCACGTCCGACGGTGAGGTGCACCGCCGGTTGCGGTTGCCGTACACGAGGCATCTGACCGCACCCGGCCGGATCAGGGGCCTGGAGCCGGGCGTACGGACGTGGGCCGAGACCCTCGTGGACGGGTTCGCCGGCGCCGGGGGCGCCGATCTGATCACACGGTTCGCGAAGCCGCTGCCGCTGCGGGCCGCGGTCGCGATGTTCGGGTTCGCGCCGGACGACGTGCCGACCGTGCGGGACGGCAGCGAGGCGTCGTTCCGGCTCGGCGGCGTCGACCTGACCGAGGCCGACGAGGTGACCGCCGCCCGGGCCGTCGTCACGTTCCAGCGGCTCGTCGCACGCCACGCGCACCGGCGTCGCGCGGCGCCGAACGGCGACCTGATCAGTGACGTCACGGCCGCGCTGGCGGACGGCGACGGGCCGCTGACGGCGGACCAGGAGGCCGAGCTGGTCACCACGATCACGAGTACCTTCGGCGCGGCGCACGTCACCACCGCGGACCTGATCGGCAGCGCCCTGAAGCTGCTGGCCGGCCACCCGGAGCAGTGGGAGTCGCTGTGCCGCCGGCCGGAGCTGATCGCCGGGGCGGTCGAGGAGGTGCTGCGGTTCGAGGCGCCGATCCCCACCATGTTCCGCCGGGCCACCCGCGCCGCCACGATCGGCGGCGTGGAGATACCGCCGGGGGCGGACGTCCTGGTGGTGTTCGCGTCCGCGAACCGGGACGAGGAGCGCTACCCGGACGCCGGGCGCTTCGACGTGACCCGCAAGCCGGCCCGGCACTTCGCGTTCGGCGCCGGGGTGCACACCTGCGTGGGCGCGGCACCGGCCCGGGCGCAGGCGCGGGTGGCACTGCGGGTGCTCACCGAGCGGCTGCCGGGGCTGAGCCCGGTGGCGGGCCGGGCGGCGCCGAGCCGCCGCTCGATCAACGTCCGCGGGCCGCTCAGGCTCGAACTGAGCTGGTGAGCTCATGGACATCAACGGCAGACCTAGCGGATCGATGGTGATGAGCTTGACCGGCTTCGTGCGGAAAGCGCTCGCGGTGATCACCGCCGGTGCCGCGGTCGCGGCGCTCGCCGCGTGCGTCAGCAACGACGAGACCGCGGCCCCGGCACCGTCCGCGGCGCCCGGCGGGAGCACCGGCACCCTGCTGCCCGGCGCGCCGGACGTCAACGGTGACGGCAAGGTGGTCATCGGGGTGCTCAGCCCCGGCGACATCAACGACAACGGCTACTACGAGAGTTTCGTGGTCAAGGCCGAGGCGTTCGCCCAGGCCCAGGACTGGACGGTCATCAAACGCGGCAGCGTGCCGGTCTCCGAGGCGCTCACCGCCGCCCGGGCCCTGTGCCGGCAGCGGGCCGACATGGTGGCGATCGGCGCCAGCGAGCTCAAGGACGCCATACCGGCATCCGAGGAGGCCGTCTGCGCGAGGACCGCCTGGTACGTGCCGTCGTCGGCGAACGTCCCGCAGACCCCGAGGATCATGCTGTCCAGCGACGACCCGAACCAGTCGATGCTGGTCGCCGGGTACGCCGCCGGCCTGCTCATGCGGGCGCGGAACACCACCAGGGCCGGCTTCGTCACCGGTCCGGAGGCCGACTTCACGAAGATCGCCTCGACGGCGTTCCTGGCCGGCATCCGCGAGCTCATCCCGGGCGCCACGCTGGTCACCACGTACACCGGCGACTTCGACGACTCCGGCAAGGCCCGGGAAGCGACGCAGGCACAGCTCAGCCAGGGGGTCGGAGCGATCTATCCGTACCTGGGCGGTGCGACCGACGTGGCGACCGCGCTGGCCAACTCCGCCGGCGCGATCACGCTGACGCCCGGGACCGACCGGTGCGCTTCCACCAGCCCCACCTTCGACGTCTCGGTGCTGTTCGACCCCGGCGACTACTTCGCCGCGGCGCTGCAGCTGTACGCCGCCGGCAGGCTGGAGATGGGCATCACCAAGACGTGGCAGCTGGGCGTCGACCCGTATCCGACCGTCAAGCTCTGCAAGGGCACCCCGGAGCAGAACGCCGACCTGGCGGCCTTCATCGCGGACATCGGCCGCGGCACCATCGACCCGGCGGCCGAGGTGCGCAGGCTTGGCTCCTGAACCGGCACTGCGCCTGCGTGGGATCACCAAGAGGTACGGCGCCGTGGTGGCCTGCGACCGCGTCGACCTGACCGTCGAACGCGGCGAGATCCACGGCCTGCTCGGCGAGAACGGCGCCGGCAAGTCCACCCTGATGCGCATCCTGCTCGGGCTCGAGGCGCGGGACTCCGGCACCGTCGAGCGCGACGGTCGCGCCGTCACGGTCGCGGGGCCGCGGGAGGCGGCGGCCCTCGGCATCGGCATGGTGCATCAGCACCTCAGCCTCGTCGACCCGCTGACGGTGTGGGAGAACGTCGTGCTCGGCTCCGCCGGGCCGGTCCGGCGGGCGGCGGCGCGGGCCGAGGTGCGTGCGGTGGCGGAACGCTACGGGCTGGTGATCGACCCGGACGCCCGCGTCGGCACGCTGTCGGCGGGCGAGCGGCAACGCGTGGAGCTGCTCAAGTGCCTGCGACGCGATCCGGCCGTACTGATCATGGACGAACCCACCTCCGTGCTGACGGCGGCCGAGTCGGCCGAGTTGTTCACCGTGCTGCGCCGGGTCGTAGCCGCCGAACACCGCGCGGTCGTCCTGATCAGCCACAAGCTCACGGAGATCACCACGGCGACCGACCGGGTGACCGTCATGCGCGCCGGGCGGGTCGTCCTGCGCCGGGCGACGGCCGCCACGACCGAGGCCGAACTGGCCCGGGAGATGGTGGGCCGCGAGGTGACGCTCGGCGCGGCGGTCGGTGTACTCCCGAACGCCACGGCCCCGGCGGCGTCGGCGGCGTCGGCGGAGGCACTGCGGCTGGCCGGACTGACCGTGCGGCCCGGCCTGGACGACCTGAGCCTCACCGTGCGTTCGGGGGAGATCGTCGGGCTGTACGGCGCCGAGGGCAACGGCCAGAAGACGCTCGGTGACGTCCTCAGCGGACTGACCGTCCCGGACGCCGGCACGGTGGAGGTGGCCGGTGCCCCCGTCGACCTCCGCCGGCCGGGCGCGCTGTCCGCCGCCGGCCTCGGCATCGTCCCCGAGGACCGGCACCACGCCGGCGTCGTGCTCGACCTGAGCGTGGCGGAGAATCTCGTCCTGACCCGGCTCGGCGACGTCAGCGGCCGCGTGTTCGTCGACCGGCGTCGCCTGCGCCGGCGGGTGCGGGCGCTCGTGGACGAGTACGGCATCACCGCCGCCTCGCTGGACGCGCCGTTGCGCAGTCTCTCCGGCGGCAACCAGCAGCGGGTGGTGCTGGCCCGCGAGCTCTCCGGCCGGCCGCGGGTGCTGGTCGCCGCCCAACCCTCCCGCGGTCTCGACGTCGGCGCGGTCGAGGACCTGTACGCACGCCTGCGCCGCTGCGCGGACGACGGCATCGCCGTGCTGGTGATCTCCACGGAGCCGGCGGAGATCCTCACGCTCACCACCCGGCTCGCCGTGATCTTCCGCGGCCGGATCGTGGGTGAGCTGCCCACGGCACGGGCCGACCCGGAACGTCTCGGCCTGCTCGTCGGCGGCGCGGCGTGACCCGTACCGGCCCCTGGCTGTCCGCCGCGATCGTCGCCGCGGCGCTGGTCCTCTCCGGCCTGCTCATCGCCGTCACCGGCGGATCCCCCGCCGCGGCGCTGCGCGCGCTGGTCGAGGGCAGCCTCGGCGACGCGGCGGCCGTCAGCCAGACCCTGCTGTACGCCGCGCCGCTCATGCTCGTCGCGGTCGGGACCTGTTGCAGCGCGCGGTCCGGCGCGTTCAACATCGGTCAGGAGGGCCAGGTCCTGATCGGCGCGCTCGCCGGCGCCGCCGCCGGGCTGCGCCTGGCGGTGCCCGGACCCGCCCTGGCGCTCGTCGTCCTGTTCGCCGCGGCGCTGGCCGCCGGGGCGTGGGCGTGGCTCAGCGCGCTGATGAACCGGTTGCGCGGGGTGGACATCGCGGTGAGCACGCTGCTGATGACGTTCCTCGCGCAACAGGTGGTCGCGTTCGCGGTCACCACGCCGTGGCTGCTGCAGGAGTCGCGGTGGGGCGCGGCGGCCGCGCTGCCGCAGTCGAACAGGCTGCCCGCGGGCGCGCTGCTCGGCTCGCTCGGCGACCACCCCGGGCCGCAGCTGAACCTCGGGCTCGGGGTGGGTCTCGTCGCCGCGCTGCTGATGGCGGTGGCGCTCGGCCGGACCCGGTGGGGATTCCGGCTGACGGTGGCCGGCCTCAATCCGGCGGCGGCCCGGCATGCCGGCATCCCCGTCACGGCCGTCGGCGGCGTCGCCCTGGCCGTCTCCGGTGCCCTCGCCGGCATGGCCGGCGCCGTGCTGCTGGCCAGCCCGCTGAGCACCAACCGGCTGCAACCCGACATCTCGATCAACATCGGCTGGGACGGCCTGCTGGTCGCGCTCATCGCCCGCGACCGGCCGCTGCTCACGATCCCGGTCGCCGGACTGTTCGCGGTGCTGCGCGCCGGTGGTAGCTTCCTGGCCGCGACCGGCGTGCCGCCGTACCTGGTCGACGTGGTGAAGGCGCTGCTGACGCTGGCGTTCGTCGCGCCCGCCGTCCTGCGCCGCCGGCCGGGGGCCGCATGAGCGGCGTCGCGGAGGACCTGGCGACCATCCTGTCCAGCGGGATCCGGTTGACCGCGCCGCTCGTGTTCGCGGCCTGCGGGGAGTACGTCGCCGAACGCGCCGGCACGCTGAACGTCTCCGTCGAGGCGATGATGCTCGGCGCGGCCTTCGGCGCGATCGCCGTCGCCGGCCTCACCGGCAGCGCCACGGTCGGCCTGCTCGCCGGCGTGCTGCTCGGCGCGCTCGTGGGCGCGGTGCACGGCGCCCTGTCGCATCGGTGGCACGTCAACACCTTCGTCGTCGGTCTCGTGCTCAACGCGCTCGTGCTCGGCCTGACCAGCTACCTGGTCACCGTCGGCGAGCTGGGCCGGCACCAGGTCGCCCAGGTCAGCGTGCCGGTGCTGCGCGACCTGCCGGTGCTGGGCGCCCCGCTGTTCGTCGAACGCTGGCCGGTCTACCTGCTCCTCGCGCTGGTGCCGCTGACGTGGTGGCTGGTGGAACGCAGCCGCTGGGGCCTGGAACTGCGCGCGGCCGGCGAGAACCCGGAGGCGGCGGACATGACCGGGATCCGCGTCAACCTGCGGCGGCGGCAGGCGCTGCTGTGGTGCGGTGCCCTCGCCGGGCTCGGCGGCGCCTACCTCGCGGTCGGTGAGGTCGGTTCCTTCAACCAGAACATGACCGCGGGCCGCGGCTACCTCGTCATCGCCGCGGTCATCTTCGGCGGGTGGCGCCTCGGCCGTACGCTCGCCGGCTGCGCCGTGTTCGGCCTCGCCGACGCGCTGCGCCTGGCTCTGCCCGCGCTCGGGTACACGGTCAACTCGCAGCTGCTCGTCTCCGCGCCGTACCTGCTCGCCCTCCTCGCGATGCTGCTGTTCACCACCCGGCAGCGGCGGCCGGGCGCGCTGGCACGGCCCTTCCGGCGCACCTCCTGACGGAATGAGCAGGACCGGGGTGCCGCTGCGCTGCGTGCCGCGGGCCACCTCGGCGGGGGCCCTGCTCGTCCTGCTCCGGCGGGTCCGTCGCGCCCTCGGCGGTGGCGGCAGCGCGTCCAGGTCGAAGCCGGCCAGGCCGCCGTCGCCACGGCGAGCAGCACCGGATCGCACCGGCGTCAGCCGAGCAGCGGGAAGAGGCCGGCGGTGGCGCCGAGGGCGGTGCGGTCGGTGGTGCTGAGCGCGAGGCGGCCGGCGCCCTTCAGCAGGTAGTCCTCGACGTCCCAGTCGGGTGGGCGGACACCGCCGTGCCGGGCCAGCAGGCCGTCCAGCGTGGCCACCGCGGGCTCGGGCGTCGCCGGCAGGCCGAGCAGCAGGTCCAGGTGGTGGATGACGGCCTCGGTGGCCAGCGTGGTGAGCAGGTCGGGCACGGTCAGCACGTGGCCCTGGGTGGCGACGAACGCATGGCGTGCGTCCAGCGCCGCGTGCACCGCCGCGGCCGAGGTCGACCGCCACAGCTCGACCAGCAGGCCCGGCTCGCGGGCCACGGAGGCGGCGCGGCGGGCGGCCCAGGCGGACGCGGCCGCGGCGCGCTCGGCGCTCTCCCAGTCCGGTGCCGGGGCCGGCCCCGGCGACCAGTAGGTGACGAACGTGCGGGTGGCCGGGCCGTCCGCGGGCGTGGCGAGCGCGACCAGTGCCCGCCGCGCGTCCTCGGTGAGGTGATGCACCA
This genomic window from Catenuloplanes niger contains:
- a CDS encoding beta-L-arabinofuranosidase domain-containing protein, encoding MFPPLSDVDLLDGVHSRTRDRMLHLARVFPVDRVLAVFRANAGLDTRGALPPGTWEDFGHPDEKPWSESDYPGAGAAPTASLLRGHYAGHFLSMLSLAHASTGDPVFRDRAHEVVAGLAEVQAALAATGRYSHPGFLAAYGEWQFSRLEELAPYGEIWAPYYTCHKIMAGLLDAYTLTGSDPALDVVTGMGHWVAGRILAVAPEQRQRMWSLYIAGEFGGMNESLTTLHRITGEPVFLAAAAAFEMDALLDAAAAGRDVLDGMHANQHLPMLVGHLAQYEVTGDRRYLDAVVALFGQVVPGRTFAHGGTGEGELWGPAGHVARGIGRRNAETCATYNLLKIARGLFTHTRDVRYADYAERATLNHIAGSRADVDSDVSPEVLYMYPVDAGAVREYGNAGTCCGGTGLESHVKAQESVWFRDDESLYVLQYVPSRLRWAERGGTVALRTAYPRDGLVALDFDLDGPVDLRLRVPEWVPERRALVDGVLTAAKDGFLRIRRDVRRGDTVTVEFPMPLRLVPAPDDPALVSVELGPTVLLARDDATTTLEVAPAAHRELDCSIGFRALGGDLVSALGLEFEPAWSGGDRRYHMYLRVADPVIAFPGAVTEVPDRHDAHGWSFLTGLWASGGFPTHTSFLESVHRNARRAATAGLLGRDEVITVLAAAAASTVSGAEPRRSEILPSGDLTVTGDLVTWPLSAAIGAGEPMPAVRIEVAGERAPSGWYTGAPAVSVVTHGAVTSVALTGGVVAGRPLPDGRHVVRAEATDPAGRVVHATREVAVDTTPPSVRARVRALGPHNVEVTLHADDEVSGVDRIRWRTGETFWGVYQEPFTRALHAAPQILEFTATDRAGNTSPVQRVALPAAGT
- a CDS encoding phospholipase D-like domain-containing protein, which produces MPFTRLIAAGAAAIVGAMTGAVVIAGPASAAVTEGAVFNNPHVAGEQYRVRDHIRGLIDGAAAGSTIHVAIYNFNEQTVANNLIAAKDRGVNIKFVVNYDASLTDAVVSLKNKLGTNVAAASYVSVCTQNAACVGTAGTPIMHNKFWLFSSTNGSSNVVVQSSANITPSNSTKYWNNAVTLVGNTGLYNAYVKYHGDLANKRKNSNYYHTELNGNVRSYFFPRAGDSTSTDLIYNMLNENVTCEGNTTVGTSVEHRTIIRVGMFYFSRVEVAEKLRDLADKKCWIDVIYTETGASGNVPAALRNHPRIALYQVPDSTAHPYVLHSKYLLIEGTYLDQKDSKWVLTGSHNYTYPALRENDEAMLRIESNAIHDQYRANFRTIRDTAIADPASPPAVDFKNGN
- a CDS encoding LLM class flavin-dependent oxidoreductase, which codes for MSDGNAETAVDVPVARAMSPAGKEFGVFLPIGNGGWMISRSAPHPEATYAYNRRVALDAEVIGLDFIMSMAKWKGFGGSTDHWGRTLESMTMMSALAEATSTVKIWATVHANVFHPALAAKMFTTLQDVSGGRAGMNIVNGSYAAEFAQMGLWDPALSHDERYRMTEEWLVAVTRLWTEDTVTMTGDFFTLRACESRPHPAVRPTLISAGRSEKGREFQARYADGAFLSADNLHQMRDYSRSVHDRAADLGRTVRTYSMLTVVLDETDAAAAAKAARYAAGLDRVALAGMRASWGIPADTARDWAEGATGEEAFQTAYVTGGPETIIEHIAHIMTAAELDGLMLVFPDYHADLVPFGESVLPALRRGLA
- a CDS encoding cytochrome P450 produces the protein MVSDLAKSYDPLGAHAEDPYPFYAEARRREPVFYSPRVDAWLVTRFADVEAVLKDWAGFSSVNSLRPVRPLHPATSAVLAEGFPQRPDHVTSDGEVHRRLRLPYTRHLTAPGRIRGLEPGVRTWAETLVDGFAGAGGADLITRFAKPLPLRAAVAMFGFAPDDVPTVRDGSEASFRLGGVDLTEADEVTAARAVVTFQRLVARHAHRRRAAPNGDLISDVTAALADGDGPLTADQEAELVTTITSTFGAAHVTTADLIGSALKLLAGHPEQWESLCRRPELIAGAVEEVLRFEAPIPTMFRRATRAATIGGVEIPPGADVLVVFASANRDEERYPDAGRFDVTRKPARHFAFGAGVHTCVGAAPARAQARVALRVLTERLPGLSPVAGRAAPSRRSINVRGPLRLELSW
- a CDS encoding BMP family ABC transporter substrate-binding protein; amino-acid sequence: MSLTGFVRKALAVITAGAAVAALAACVSNDETAAPAPSAAPGGSTGTLLPGAPDVNGDGKVVIGVLSPGDINDNGYYESFVVKAEAFAQAQDWTVIKRGSVPVSEALTAARALCRQRADMVAIGASELKDAIPASEEAVCARTAWYVPSSANVPQTPRIMLSSDDPNQSMLVAGYAAGLLMRARNTTRAGFVTGPEADFTKIASTAFLAGIRELIPGATLVTTYTGDFDDSGKAREATQAQLSQGVGAIYPYLGGATDVATALANSAGAITLTPGTDRCASTSPTFDVSVLFDPGDYFAAALQLYAAGRLEMGITKTWQLGVDPYPTVKLCKGTPEQNADLAAFIADIGRGTIDPAAEVRRLGS